Part of the Patescibacteria group bacterium genome is shown below.
TTATTGGTAGTCAGTTTATTTTTATACCTTTATATCTCTTATTTTTAAGTTTGATAATAGGTATATTTGGATTAATTGCTTCAAAAGGGCTATGGCAATATAGAAAATGGTGGAAGGTTGCTTTAATTATTCTCTCATTATTTTTAATAATTCTGAGTGGAAAAGGGATTCTATGGGTTTTATTGGGATTGGGTATTGGAATTGGTGACTCTGGGAGATATATTTCTCTTAAAGATATTTTTTATGTGTTACAAAAATTCGGAGTATTAAAATTTTTTGAAGCAGTCATATTCTTTGTCTTTTTTATTTGTCTATTTTCATTTAATAAAACAATAAGAAATGTTTTTGAGAAACAAAAAACTGGAGTAGCAGAATCAAAAAATAACGAATAAGAAAATAAAATTTTAAATTTAATTTATGCCAATAAATAAAGACTCCCTGCCTACCGGCAGGCAGGAAAAATTTTATCCGGGCGAAAGAAAAAATATTTTGGTTACAGGTGGAGCCGGTTTTATCGGTTCTCACCTTTGCGACCAATTGATAGCAGACAATAATGTTATTTGCGTGGATGATTTCATTGGCGGCGGAAATTTGAACAATATCAGTCATCTCTTACAGAACCCGAATTTCCGTTTTATCAAGCATGATATTAATTTGCCGATAAATTTTGAAGAATTTCCGGAATTAGCGAATTTTAAAATTAAAATTCACGGCATTCAGGAAATTTTTCATTTAGCTTCTCCAACCTCGGCTAAAAACTTTAATCAGTTGCGATTGAAAAGTTTGCACACCAATGCCATCGGCACGATTAATATTTTGGAAATGGCTAAATTGTATAAAGCAAAAATTCTTTTTACTTCTTCAGCCGTGGTTTACGGTTCTCGTCGCAAAGATAATTCTTCTTTCAAAGAAAGTGATTTTGGTTCTGTTAATTTTATCAGTCCGAGAGCTTGCTATGATGAAGGGAAACGTTTTGCCGAAACAGCCATGATGACTTATCGGGAAATGTACGGATTGGATACTAAGATTGTCAGAATTTTCAGAACTTACGGTCCGCGTGAAACTCTTTTTGACGGACAAATGGTTCCTGATTTTGTTCTGCAAGCGCTTACGCAGCAGCCTTTGATTATTTACGGAGATGGAAATTTTTCAACTTCGCTTTGTTACGTAGGCGATGTTGTTGACGGCATTATTTCAATGATGGACTCAAATGAAATCGGACCGATAAATTTGGGCGGATCAGAAGAATATAAATTGGTGGATCTGGCTAATAAAATTATAGAAATTACTCATTCTCAATCCAAAGTTGAGTTTAAATCACCGCTCCTTTTTATGACTCCGCTCGGTCTGCCCGATATCAGTTTGGCGAAAGAAAAATTAAATTGGCTCCCGGTTGTCGGATTAAATGACGGTCTGGAAAAATTAGTTGATTATGTTAAGGCTAACAGAATATTACTGGAACCTTTAATAAGTCAGTATGGAGAAAAATTTTAATAAAATTGTTATTGTTATCCCGGCTTATAACGAAATTAAAACCATTAAAGAAGTTATTAAAGACGCTCAAACAATAACCAAAGAAATAATAGTTATTGACGATGCTTCTTCGGATAAAACCGGCGAAGCGGCAAAAAATAGCGGAGCGAAAGTTTTCAGACATATCCTTAACTTGGGATTAGGAGGAGCCTTAAAAACAGGATTTGACGCGGCTCTCAGAGAAAATGCCGATATAGTCGTAACCATGGATGCCGATGGCCAGCATAAAGCAAAAGAAATTCCGAATTTAATCAAACCGATTTTGGAAGATAAGGCGGACGCGGTGATCGGATCAAGATTTTTAAATTATCAAGAAATGCCAAAAAGCAGGCGAATGTGCAACTTGGCGGCCAATTGGATTACTTTTATAATTTGCGGGGTTAAGACTACGGACAGTCAATCGGGATTAAGGGCGTTCAATCGAGTTGCTCTGGAAAAAATAGAAATAAAAAGCAGACACATGGAAGTCTCTTCCGAATTTTTTAAGGAAATTAAAAATAAAAAACTTCGTTTTGCGGAGGTGCCGACTGAAAGTATTTACACGGAATATTCTTTATCCAAAGGGCAAAATTTTTTCTTGGGTATTAAAACTTTGTTCAAATTAATTATAGATAGATTTATATAAATATGCTTTGGATTCAAATATTATTCATTTTTTTAATTTTATTTATAATCAGCAGATTGATTTTAAGACTGAAAAATAATCAAATTAATTTTTTAAATTTTCTGGCTTGGTTGATTTTTTGGTTGGCGGCGACAATAGCGGTCATTTGGCCGGAAGTCACCAGTTTCTTGGCTAGAATATTAGGTGTGGGAAGGGGAGCGGATATTATCGTATATTTCTCCCTTATTTTATTATTTTATTTTGTTTTTTACGTTACGGTTAAATTGAAATTAATAGAAAGAGACATTACCAAAATTGTCGGAAAAATAAGTTTAAATGACAAGGAAGACAAAAATTAATTAAAATTCATACTTATGATAGATTCGGAAAATATAAATCCAGAAGAAGAACCGAAAAAGGGCGGCTTTTTTAAAGCAAAACCTTATTGGGCGGAATTTATTTTAGATTTGGCTAAAATTGTCATTTTGGCTTTTATAATCATTTGGCCGATTCATCATTTTGTCTTCCAGCCATTTTACGTAAGTGGACCATCAATGGAACCGAATTATTACGATAAAGATTATTTGATTGTTGAAGAAATAAGTTACCGTTTTAATTCTCCGCAGAGAGGAGAGGTGATTGTTTTCCATTCGCCCAATAATTCTCAAGATTATTTAATCAAGAGAGTGATCGGGTTGCCCGGAGAAAGAGTCGTTATCACAAAAAATAAAATTTCTATTTATAATCAGCAGTTTCCCCAAGGAGCCGGGCTTAATGAAAACAGTTATTTAAATCCGGGCCTGATTACAATGGGGGAGATCGATATTCAATTGAATCCGGATGAATACTATGTTTTGGGTGATCATCGAAATGTAAGTTTGGACTCCAGGGTTTTTGGGCCGATTAAAAAAAGCACCATTGTCGGCAGAGCTTGGTTTAGGGGATGGCCTTTTAAAAACTTAGGATTATTAAAAACTCCAATTTTTACTTTTTAAAGAGTTTTGTCCCGCCCAAGTTTTCGCGAAGCGAAAATTTAGGCGGGCTACAAAACCTTTACCCCCTCCTTTATCCCAACGATAAATTCTCGATAATCGTTAGGAATAAGGCGAAGCCGCTTCGCTTACGGCGTATCGTAAAAGGGTAGACCCCCGATGGAGTAAGGGAGGGGGTACTCAAATTTTTAGTAAAATTTTTCGCGTTATTGCCAAGCGAGTGAGAGAAAAGAAAATTTATTTTCTTTTCCGAGTAAGCGTAGGCAACACAGATCTGATAATCTTTATAAATAACTTAAAAATTTTAAAAAATTCGGTATGAACAAAAAAAAGAACAAAAAAATTAACAAAATAGCGAAAAAGAATAAGAATAATAAAAATAAGAGCAAAAAAAAGCAATTGATTAAACGACCTGAAAAAAGTCCGGTTAGACGAGAAAATAAAATTAGAAATATTCAAGATAATACCGTTCAGCCTCTTATTCAACATAAAAAATATTTGCCGAAAAGTTTGCGCGGCATGGAAGATATTTTACCTGAAGAAGGAAAATATTGGGATTTCGTTTTTCAAAAGGCGCAGGATTTGGCAGAGGATTATGGGTTTAAGAAAATTGAAACCCCTGTTTTGGAAGAAAGAGTTTTATTTGAAAAAAGTACAGGGATGACCACCGAAGTGGTTGAGAAACAAATGTATCAGTTTACTGATCGAGGACAAAATCAAGTGGCGCTGCGGCCGGAATTCACACCTTCAATGGTTAGAGCTTATATTGAACACGGAATGTTTAACTTATCTCAGCCGATAAAATTATTTTGTTTCGGCCCGCTCTTTCGTTATGAAAGACCTCAAGCCGGTCGGCTCCGCCAATTTCACCAAATTAATTTGGAAGTTTTAGGATCAGACAAACCGGTCAGTGACGCCCAGGTTATTCTATTTTGTAAAACTTTTTTTGAGGAATTGGGAATTAAAATTTCCATTCAAATCAACAGTTTGGGCTGTTTGGAATGCCGTAAAGTTTATCGCGCCAAATTGATAAATTATTTTAAATCAAAACGAAACAGACTTTGTCCTGATTGCCAAAAAAGATTGGTTCGCAATCCTTTGAGAATTTTGGATTGCAAGCAAGAAAATTGTAAAGATTTGATAACTGATGCTCCTCAAATAGTCGATAGTTTATGTGAAAATTGTCATTCTCACTTTGTAAAAGTTTTAGAATGTCTTGATGAGGCGGAAATTGCTTATGAATTGAATCCGTTTTTGGTTCGAGGATTGGATTATTACACCCGAACAGTATTTGAAATCGTACCCGTCAGAACGGAAGTTATTTCAATGAAAAAAGTTTCTAAGCCGAAAGAAGAAAATAAAGAATTATTACCCGGTATGCTTCCTGGTCAGGTAAGCGAAGAACCGATAGAAGTTGTTCCCGTGGCTCCTCCTATGTCAGCTTTGGGTGGCGGAGGAAGATATGATAATTTAGTCGGAGAATTAAGCGGCAGAGAAACACCGGCGCTTGGCGTGGCTTTTGGCGTGGAAAGAATTATTGAAGAATTGAAATATCAAAATATCAGAATTTCCAAAGAACGGGCGCCAAAAATTTTCTTGGCTCAGCTCGGAGAATTGGCCATGCGAAGATCTTTGAAATTACTTGAAGATTTGCGCAAAGAAGGATTCAGAGTGGCGGAGAATTTAGCCAAAGACAGCTTGCGGGCTCAATTGGAAATGGCCAATAAAATAGGCGTTAAATTAACTTTGATTTTAGGACAGCAAGAAATGAGTGATAAAACTATTATTTTCCGCGATATGTCCAGCGGCAATCAAGAAACAATTGATCAGGAAAAAATGATTAAAGAATTAAGAAAAAGAATATAAAGAGTTTTGTCTCATTAAATTTTTAAATAATTTTGGTATGAAGACAATAGCCATTTGCACATTGGGCTGCAAATTAA
Proteins encoded:
- the lepB gene encoding signal peptidase I, with the translated sequence MIDSENINPEEEPKKGGFFKAKPYWAEFILDLAKIVILAFIIIWPIHHFVFQPFYVSGPSMEPNYYDKDYLIVEEISYRFNSPQRGEVIVFHSPNNSQDYLIKRVIGLPGERVVITKNKISIYNQQFPQGAGLNENSYLNPGLITMGEIDIQLNPDEYYVLGDHRNVSLDSRVFGPIKKSTIVGRAWFRGWPFKNLGLLKTPIFTF
- a CDS encoding glycosyltransferase family 2 protein, with amino-acid sequence MEKNFNKIVIVIPAYNEIKTIKEVIKDAQTITKEIIVIDDASSDKTGEAAKNSGAKVFRHILNLGLGGALKTGFDAALRENADIVVTMDADGQHKAKEIPNLIKPILEDKADAVIGSRFLNYQEMPKSRRMCNLAANWITFIICGVKTTDSQSGLRAFNRVALEKIEIKSRHMEVSSEFFKEIKNKKLRFAEVPTESIYTEYSLSKGQNFFLGIKTLFKLIIDRFI
- a CDS encoding DUF2304 domain-containing protein; the encoded protein is MLWIQILFIFLILFIISRLILRLKNNQINFLNFLAWLIFWLAATIAVIWPEVTSFLARILGVGRGADIIVYFSLILLFYFVFYVTVKLKLIERDITKIVGKISLNDKEDKN
- a CDS encoding GDP-mannose 4,6-dehydratase, with protein sequence MPINKDSLPTGRQEKFYPGERKNILVTGGAGFIGSHLCDQLIADNNVICVDDFIGGGNLNNISHLLQNPNFRFIKHDINLPINFEEFPELANFKIKIHGIQEIFHLASPTSAKNFNQLRLKSLHTNAIGTINILEMAKLYKAKILFTSSAVVYGSRRKDNSSFKESDFGSVNFISPRACYDEGKRFAETAMMTYREMYGLDTKIVRIFRTYGPRETLFDGQMVPDFVLQALTQQPLIIYGDGNFSTSLCYVGDVVDGIISMMDSNEIGPINLGGSEEYKLVDLANKIIEITHSQSKVEFKSPLLFMTPLGLPDISLAKEKLNWLPVVGLNDGLEKLVDYVKANRILLEPLISQYGEKF
- the hisS gene encoding histidine--tRNA ligase, producing the protein MNKKKNKKINKIAKKNKNNKNKSKKKQLIKRPEKSPVRRENKIRNIQDNTVQPLIQHKKYLPKSLRGMEDILPEEGKYWDFVFQKAQDLAEDYGFKKIETPVLEERVLFEKSTGMTTEVVEKQMYQFTDRGQNQVALRPEFTPSMVRAYIEHGMFNLSQPIKLFCFGPLFRYERPQAGRLRQFHQINLEVLGSDKPVSDAQVILFCKTFFEELGIKISIQINSLGCLECRKVYRAKLINYFKSKRNRLCPDCQKRLVRNPLRILDCKQENCKDLITDAPQIVDSLCENCHSHFVKVLECLDEAEIAYELNPFLVRGLDYYTRTVFEIVPVRTEVISMKKVSKPKEENKELLPGMLPGQVSEEPIEVVPVAPPMSALGGGGRYDNLVGELSGRETPALGVAFGVERIIEELKYQNIRISKERAPKIFLAQLGELAMRRSLKLLEDLRKEGFRVAENLAKDSLRAQLEMANKIGVKLTLILGQQEMSDKTIIFRDMSSGNQETIDQEKMIKELRKRI